The Spartinivicinus poritis genome has a window encoding:
- a CDS encoding heme biosynthesis HemY N-terminal domain-containing protein: MKAFTKLLLLFILAGVVSLGIVHDSGYVLIAYGDMSFETSVWMFFAIIVLAVIIYNLLKRFAITSLRSVGFLVPVTSASKLKRAKRYSSKGLDLLINGEWEQAGRLLGKAADQGEAPLINYLTAARAANEIGDNNTVIEYLRKADDQVPNGKIGIGITQAQIQLANGQWEQALATLEEIRRHKPRHQYVLKLLKQVYVKLHEWEQLTELLPDLRKRHVVDEEEYQSLQQQASICQLNKAIAKCQNNSESVSKRISLLEEAWSNVPRKLKKIPAVLAAYTRGLIKAGATGYAEKELRKALERNYDAELVELYGLAKGEDLKAQLGFIEELRGEYSKHPEIALALGRLYLQANQLDKAEQALRESLQLHKTEATYIELSKVFAKKGRVEESTQYLAEGLALVDQSRQLVTLSP, from the coding sequence ATGAAGGCTTTTACTAAACTGTTGTTATTATTTATTTTGGCTGGTGTCGTATCACTGGGGATAGTACATGACAGTGGCTATGTGTTGATTGCTTATGGGGATATGTCTTTTGAAACCAGTGTGTGGATGTTTTTTGCCATCATTGTATTAGCTGTCATTATTTATAACCTGTTAAAACGATTTGCTATTACCTCCTTACGTTCTGTTGGTTTTTTAGTGCCAGTCACTTCTGCAAGTAAACTAAAAAGGGCTAAGCGATATTCCTCAAAAGGCTTGGATTTGTTGATTAATGGTGAGTGGGAGCAAGCAGGTAGGTTATTGGGTAAAGCAGCTGATCAAGGTGAAGCACCATTAATTAATTATCTCACAGCAGCTAGGGCGGCTAATGAAATTGGAGATAACAATACAGTTATTGAATATCTGCGTAAAGCAGATGATCAGGTACCTAATGGTAAAATTGGTATTGGCATTACCCAGGCACAAATTCAATTAGCCAATGGACAGTGGGAGCAAGCGCTTGCCACTCTAGAAGAGATTCGTCGGCATAAGCCTCGTCATCAGTATGTGCTGAAGTTGCTTAAGCAAGTTTATGTAAAGCTGCATGAGTGGGAGCAGTTGACGGAGTTGCTTCCTGACTTGCGTAAACGCCATGTAGTGGATGAAGAAGAATATCAGTCACTGCAACAGCAAGCTTCTATTTGTCAGCTGAATAAAGCTATTGCTAAATGCCAGAATAATAGTGAAAGCGTCAGTAAACGAATCAGCTTATTAGAAGAAGCCTGGTCTAATGTTCCTCGCAAACTGAAGAAAATCCCTGCTGTGCTGGCAGCCTACACAAGGGGGCTAATAAAAGCGGGGGCAACAGGCTATGCAGAAAAAGAACTGCGTAAGGCCTTAGAAAGAAATTATGATGCTGAACTGGTAGAGCTTTATGGGCTAGCCAAAGGAGAGGACCTAAAAGCTCAGCTGGGCTTTATTGAGGAGCTTCGCGGTGAATATAGTAAGCATCCTGAGATAGCCTTAGCATTGGGCAGGCTGTATTTACAAGCCAACCAACTAGACAAGGCTGAACAGGCATTACGAGAAAGTTTGCAACTTCATAAAACGGAAGCTACTTATATCGAGTTGAGCAAGGTTTTTGCTAAAAAAGGTCGAGTAGAAGAAAGCACCCAATATTTAGCAGAAGGTTTAGCTTTAGTTGATCAAAGCCGCCAGCTCGTTACATTATCACCTTAA
- a CDS encoding uroporphyrinogen-III C-methyltransferase: MTNNTNGNKPTDAKSSDNAKEQLSKQKKQSKQSQTKESNSAVTEEQSPAELSKGDSTTNKNQATTKTEPETKAAREPLTPLTSSTSAQGVEQASTNSTAQSTGSKTLEPNTQSPAAVVKRGWSGPIALVISLAALVGVGGIAYLDYDVRYFLDKKQSFNPVEVSQAEAAKVESKLAESVSAARQQMSSEVDEVSTQLTQQRQQLRNTEQKLKQDVLGVAENISNLRRQFNQMQGTSRDDWQLAEVEYMLRLANQRLLTEGDIRGVEAILVSADAILRGLDNYSLYSVREALANDLAAVRAVEQTDVEGTYLQISALVSQVMELPLMPVSDYQKNQSEPPKAEQTDTGFSDKVSAKLKQTWSNFSDHLRINISRDKPVQVLLTPKEELFLRQNLRMMFEQAQLALLQQNQLIYSNSLEKAANWLKEYFIYESAKVAAINKQLKQLAAIKLNPTLPDISGSLKATKQYIDELHRLHKGKLPRKDEEVAKSSQQSISANLSGEAH; this comes from the coding sequence ATGACAAACAACACAAATGGAAATAAACCTACTGACGCAAAATCGTCAGACAATGCCAAAGAGCAGCTATCCAAGCAAAAAAAGCAGTCAAAACAATCTCAGACAAAGGAAAGCAATTCAGCCGTAACTGAAGAGCAGTCACCAGCTGAGTTAAGTAAAGGCGACAGTACTACTAATAAAAATCAGGCAACCACCAAAACAGAGCCTGAGACGAAAGCTGCCCGGGAACCTCTGACACCACTAACTTCTTCTACATCAGCTCAAGGAGTGGAGCAAGCGTCAACGAATTCAACTGCTCAGTCTACGGGTAGTAAAACCCTGGAGCCAAATACTCAATCACCTGCAGCAGTGGTCAAGCGGGGGTGGAGTGGTCCAATAGCCCTGGTGATAAGTCTGGCTGCATTGGTTGGTGTCGGAGGGATTGCTTATCTCGATTACGATGTTCGTTACTTTTTGGATAAAAAACAGTCGTTTAACCCAGTTGAAGTGAGCCAGGCCGAAGCTGCTAAGGTTGAGTCAAAACTTGCAGAATCAGTGAGTGCAGCAAGACAACAAATGAGCAGCGAGGTTGATGAAGTATCGACTCAATTGACCCAGCAACGACAACAACTACGCAATACAGAGCAAAAGTTAAAGCAAGATGTATTGGGTGTAGCCGAAAATATCAGTAATTTGCGGCGTCAATTTAATCAAATGCAAGGCACTAGCCGGGATGACTGGCAGCTGGCAGAAGTAGAATACATGTTACGTTTGGCTAATCAACGGTTATTAACTGAAGGTGATATCCGTGGTGTTGAAGCTATTTTAGTTAGTGCAGATGCTATTTTAAGAGGGTTGGATAATTACTCTTTGTATAGTGTTAGAGAAGCGTTAGCAAATGACTTGGCTGCCGTGAGAGCGGTTGAACAAACTGATGTAGAAGGTACATACTTACAGATCAGTGCATTGGTGAGTCAGGTAATGGAACTTCCCTTGATGCCTGTTTCGGATTATCAAAAAAACCAATCGGAGCCGCCTAAAGCAGAACAAACAGATACCGGCTTTTCTGATAAGGTTTCTGCAAAACTAAAACAAACCTGGAGTAATTTTAGCGATCATTTGCGTATTAATATTAGTCGAGATAAACCTGTACAAGTATTGCTAACACCTAAAGAAGAATTGTTTTTACGGCAAAATCTGCGGATGATGTTTGAGCAGGCTCAGTTAGCACTGTTGCAACAAAACCAGCTAATTTATAGTAATAGCTTAGAGAAGGCTGCAAATTGGCTGAAAGAATATTTTATTTATGAGAGTGCCAAAGTTGCTGCTATTAATAAGCAATTGAAGCAATTAGCTGCGATAAAATTAAATCCAACATTGCCAGATATATCTGGTTCATTGAAAGCCACCAAGCAATATATTGATGAGCTTCATCGCCTGCATAAAGGCAAGCTACCACGTAAGGATGAAGAAGTCGCTAAGTCTAGCCAGCAATCCATTAGTGCTAACCTGAGTGGGGAGGCACACTAA
- a CDS encoding uroporphyrinogen-III synthase yields MSILITRPEPEASKLVASLQQQGLQAWALPMLERADLPETAEIRQLILNLDLFQQVIVISPYSAKRLGMLMDQYWPQWPIEIQWFAIGSKTAITLAEWDIEASCSAGVDSEALLTIPQLQQVAENKILIVKGKGGRDLLKQVLQQRGAQVTELPLYQRVPAQYNKTDVQHLLASHQTDTIVATSGEIVTRLASLLDQQWRNEIKLIVPSARVADLSAELGFSQVINANGASEEAMIKVLV; encoded by the coding sequence ATGTCGATATTAATTACCAGACCAGAGCCTGAAGCCTCTAAACTAGTAGCTAGTCTTCAGCAGCAAGGGCTACAGGCTTGGGCGTTACCTATGCTGGAGCGAGCTGATTTACCAGAAACGGCTGAAATCAGGCAGCTAATTCTGAATTTGGATTTGTTTCAGCAGGTGATTGTCATTAGCCCTTATAGTGCAAAACGTCTGGGGATGCTGATGGATCAATATTGGCCTCAGTGGCCAATTGAAATTCAGTGGTTTGCCATTGGCAGCAAAACTGCCATTACTTTAGCTGAGTGGGACATTGAAGCGAGTTGCTCAGCAGGTGTTGATAGTGAAGCATTATTGACAATCCCTCAGTTGCAGCAGGTGGCTGAAAATAAAATACTGATAGTGAAAGGTAAAGGTGGGCGAGACTTATTAAAGCAAGTGTTGCAACAGCGCGGAGCCCAGGTAACGGAGCTGCCGCTTTATCAGCGTGTGCCAGCACAATATAACAAAACTGATGTACAACACCTGCTTGCTAGCCATCAGACTGATACCATTGTAGCGACCAGTGGTGAAATTGTTACCCGCCTGGCAAGCTTGTTAGACCAGCAGTGGCGAAATGAGATAAAGCTAATTGTACCAAGTGCCAGAGTTGCTGATTTATCTGCAGAGTTGGGTTTTAGCCAAGTGATTAATGCTAATGGCGCCAGTGAAGAAGCGATGATAAAAGTGCTGGTTTAG
- the hemC gene encoding hydroxymethylbilane synthase, which yields MKTLRIATRKSALALWQANFVKQQLLSHHSNLTVELVPMTSRGDQLLDSPLAKIGGKGLFVKELENALLANEADIAVHSMKDVPMEFPEGLSLPVICEREDPRDAFVSNQYTTLEELPEGAVVGTSSLRRQSQILKLRPDLTIQFLRGNVNTRLAKLDDGQYDAIILAAAGLKRLEFASRISSFISPEQSLPAGGQGAVGIECRTTDDTIIKLITPLHHSETALCVSAERAMNRRLAGGCQVPIACFAQLSDQQLTMRGLVAEPDGTHFITSQQSQQVSGVDDLQTAEKLGVDLAEDLLNQGAGDILSKLY from the coding sequence GTGAAAACGTTACGCATAGCAACCCGTAAAAGTGCTTTAGCCTTATGGCAGGCTAATTTTGTCAAGCAGCAATTACTTTCCCATCATAGCAACTTAACAGTTGAGTTAGTGCCAATGACCAGTCGAGGCGATCAGCTTTTAGACTCACCTCTGGCTAAGATAGGTGGTAAAGGCTTGTTTGTAAAAGAGCTGGAAAATGCCTTGTTAGCCAATGAGGCTGATATTGCTGTGCACTCAATGAAAGATGTCCCTATGGAGTTTCCTGAAGGGCTGTCTTTACCTGTTATTTGTGAACGTGAAGACCCTCGCGATGCTTTTGTTTCCAATCAATATACAACGCTTGAAGAGCTGCCAGAAGGTGCTGTCGTCGGCACTTCCAGTCTGCGTCGCCAATCACAAATACTCAAGCTCCGACCAGACTTAACTATCCAGTTTTTACGTGGCAATGTTAATACCCGGCTCGCCAAACTCGATGATGGTCAATATGATGCTATTATTTTAGCGGCTGCGGGCCTGAAGCGTTTAGAGTTTGCTAGCCGAATCAGTAGCTTTATTAGCCCAGAACAAAGTCTGCCGGCAGGTGGGCAGGGGGCAGTTGGTATTGAGTGTCGTACAACTGATGATACTATCATCAAGCTAATCACGCCTTTACATCATTCGGAAACTGCCTTATGTGTCAGTGCTGAACGAGCAATGAATCGTCGGTTGGCTGGAGGTTGCCAAGTGCCAATTGCTTGCTTTGCACAATTGTCAGATCAACAACTGACAATGCGGGGTTTGGTAGCTGAGCCTGATGGCACACACTTTATAACCAGCCAGCAAAGTCAGCAAGTCTCAGGGGTGGATGATCTGCAAACAGCTGAAAAGCTTGGTGTAGACCTGGCAGAAGACCTGCTCAACCAAGGAGCGGGTGACATCCTCAGTAAACTTTATTAG
- a CDS encoding LytR/AlgR family response regulator transcription factor: protein MKVLIVDDEPLARDRLRRMLEQVEGYSPLEEEGRNGVEAVELAQLLNPDVVLMDIRMPNMSGLEAARHLCEMECPPAVIFCTAYGEYALDAFEVQAVGYLLKPVKQSALEQALNNAKKTNRSQLNAINQFRPGEQSEKRSHISAKTYKGVELIPLNEVHYFIADNKYVTVKHAKGEVLIDETLKELEREFEGAFVRIHRNALVAKNAIEGMTRNDEGGYEVRLKGVAEPLQISRRHVAGLRKLLQTL from the coding sequence ATGAAAGTATTGATCGTGGATGATGAGCCACTTGCTCGAGATCGACTAAGACGTATGCTGGAGCAGGTTGAAGGCTATAGCCCACTGGAAGAGGAAGGGCGTAATGGTGTGGAAGCGGTGGAACTTGCCCAGTTGCTCAACCCTGATGTAGTGCTGATGGATATTCGTATGCCCAATATGAGTGGCTTGGAAGCCGCGCGACATTTATGTGAAATGGAATGCCCCCCTGCTGTTATTTTTTGTACGGCTTATGGCGAGTATGCCTTAGATGCATTTGAAGTTCAGGCGGTAGGCTATCTGCTAAAACCGGTCAAGCAAAGTGCACTTGAACAAGCCTTGAATAATGCGAAAAAAACTAATCGCTCTCAATTAAATGCGATTAACCAGTTTCGACCAGGTGAACAGTCAGAAAAGCGAAGTCATATCAGCGCTAAAACTTATAAAGGAGTGGAGCTAATCCCCCTCAACGAAGTGCACTATTTTATTGCTGATAATAAATACGTAACAGTAAAACATGCAAAAGGAGAAGTGCTTATTGATGAAACGCTAAAAGAGCTTGAAAGGGAGTTTGAAGGAGCTTTTGTTAGAATTCATCGTAATGCACTAGTGGCAAAAAATGCCATTGAAGGAATGACTCGAAACGATGAAGGTGGTTATGAAGTGCGCTTAAAAGGAGTTGCTGAGCCACTGCAAATTAGCCGACGACATGTAGCCGGGCTGCGTAAATTGCTGCAAACACTTTAG
- a CDS encoding sensor histidine kinase, with amino-acid sequence MKPFEAGDWLDQEFFLPDLCTTRAVFMLVVLAELFVLILVLALPSSMGFDWNHLALTSFFVQWVVLVSAGCLCRIRPLILGAQLGHALAACYSVVLLVTLVFSLAAEWVIYPLDWDSFWLQLDTWHISKNLLVALIITSLLLRYFYVQQQLRKQEQAELRSRLQALQARIHPHFLFNSMNSIASLIQVSPEKAEQAVEDLAALFRACLDEVAAKVTLADELEICKQYLRIEKHRLGERLQVNWNLEEVPDSLPIPPLTLQPLLENAVYHGIQPLAEGGTISIEGQYDNQQLTISIHNPVDAAYIAEPKSGNQMAIQNIAARLQALYGKQASLSVQQKEAGFVTQLSYPCSTSDQADI; translated from the coding sequence GTGAAACCATTCGAAGCTGGCGATTGGCTGGATCAAGAGTTTTTTTTACCCGATCTTTGTACTACTAGAGCAGTATTTATGCTGGTGGTATTGGCTGAGTTATTTGTACTGATTTTAGTCTTAGCGCTTCCTAGCTCTATGGGTTTTGATTGGAATCATCTGGCATTAACCTCATTCTTTGTTCAATGGGTAGTATTGGTAAGTGCTGGCTGCCTATGTCGGATCAGACCACTGATTTTAGGGGCTCAGCTTGGACATGCTCTAGCTGCCTGTTATAGCGTAGTTTTACTTGTCACTTTAGTCTTTTCACTGGCGGCTGAGTGGGTGATTTACCCTTTAGATTGGGATTCATTCTGGCTGCAGCTAGATACTTGGCATATTTCAAAAAATCTGCTGGTTGCGCTGATTATTACCAGCTTATTGCTTCGTTATTTTTATGTTCAACAACAGTTGCGCAAGCAGGAACAAGCTGAACTTCGATCTCGACTGCAAGCCCTACAGGCTAGAATTCACCCTCACTTTCTTTTCAATAGTATGAACAGTATTGCTAGCTTAATTCAGGTGTCACCAGAAAAAGCAGAGCAAGCGGTTGAAGATTTGGCGGCGTTATTTCGTGCTTGCTTGGATGAGGTTGCGGCCAAAGTCACTTTGGCTGACGAGTTAGAGATTTGTAAGCAATACTTACGTATAGAGAAGCATCGTTTAGGTGAACGACTTCAGGTGAACTGGAATCTGGAGGAGGTGCCAGATAGCTTGCCGATTCCTCCTCTCACTTTGCAACCACTGTTAGAGAATGCGGTATATCATGGCATTCAGCCGTTAGCTGAAGGAGGAACGATCAGCATTGAGGGGCAATATGATAACCAGCAGCTGACGATTAGTATTCATAACCCAGTTGATGCTGCTTATATTGCTGAGCCAAAAAGTGGCAACCAAATGGCGATCCAAAATATAGCTGCTCGACTTCAGGCGCTTTATGGAAAGCAAGCGTCATTATCCGTCCAACAAAAAGAGGCAGGCTTTGTAACCCAGTTAAGTTATCCATGTAGCACTAGTGATCAAGCAGACATTTAG
- the argH gene encoding argininosuccinate lyase, producing MSDKSINQANQQWGGRFSEPTDQFVAKFTASIDFDQRLYRQDINGSLAHAAMLNKVGILTDQELSDIQQGLQDIQAAIEAGELEWSVALEDIHMNIEARLTDRIGITGKKLHTGRSRNDQIATDIRLYLRDEIDLICEEVNRLQQNLASLAEQEADTIMPGFTHLQTAQPVTFGHHLMAWFEMLSRDYDRLQDCRKRVNISPLGAAALAGTTYPIDREFTAQQLGFSKPSENSLDSVSDRDFAIEFCSAASLVMTHLSRISEELILWTSAQFNFIELPDRFCTGSSIMPQKKNPDVPELVRGKTGRITGHLISLLTLMKSQPLAYNKDNQEDKEPLFDTVDNLKGCLRAYADMVPAIKANKQSMYEAAKRGFSTATDLADYLVKKQMPFRDAHEVVGKAVAYGIAQNKDLSEMSLEELQQFSSTIEQDVFDVLTLEGSVNARNHIGGTAPAQVKAAIERARELLASR from the coding sequence ATGTCGGATAAATCAATAAATCAAGCCAACCAACAATGGGGGGGACGCTTCTCAGAGCCAACAGATCAATTTGTGGCCAAGTTTACTGCCTCAATTGATTTTGACCAGCGACTTTATCGACAGGATATTAACGGCTCCCTAGCCCATGCCGCCATGTTAAATAAAGTTGGCATTTTAACTGATCAGGAATTATCTGATATTCAACAAGGCTTGCAGGATATTCAAGCAGCCATTGAAGCAGGTGAGCTTGAGTGGTCTGTGGCCTTGGAAGATATTCATATGAATATTGAAGCACGCCTGACCGACCGCATTGGTATTACTGGTAAAAAGCTCCACACAGGCCGATCACGTAATGATCAAATCGCTACTGATATACGATTGTATTTGCGTGATGAAATTGACCTCATTTGTGAAGAGGTCAATCGGCTACAGCAAAACCTAGCCAGTCTGGCAGAGCAAGAAGCTGATACTATCATGCCTGGTTTTACTCATTTGCAAACCGCTCAACCCGTTACCTTCGGCCATCACCTAATGGCTTGGTTTGAAATGCTTAGCCGAGACTATGATCGACTGCAAGACTGCCGCAAGCGGGTGAATATCTCTCCTCTAGGGGCTGCAGCCTTAGCTGGTACCACCTACCCAATTGATCGCGAATTTACTGCTCAACAATTAGGCTTTAGTAAGCCCAGCGAAAACTCACTTGACTCTGTTAGCGATCGGGATTTTGCCATTGAGTTTTGTTCAGCAGCCAGCTTAGTTATGACTCATCTGTCGCGTATTTCTGAAGAGTTAATCCTCTGGACATCAGCTCAATTTAATTTTATTGAATTACCTGATAGGTTTTGTACTGGCTCCTCTATCATGCCGCAAAAGAAAAACCCCGATGTACCAGAGCTGGTTAGAGGCAAAACCGGGCGTATCACCGGCCATTTAATTTCATTACTGACTTTAATGAAATCTCAACCCCTGGCTTACAACAAAGACAATCAAGAAGATAAAGAGCCTTTATTTGATACCGTGGATAATCTGAAGGGCTGTCTGCGAGCTTATGCTGATATGGTACCAGCAATAAAAGCCAATAAACAAAGTATGTATGAAGCAGCCAAACGCGGTTTTTCCACTGCCACTGATTTAGCTGATTATTTAGTTAAAAAACAGATGCCATTTCGTGATGCTCATGAAGTTGTGGGTAAAGCTGTGGCTTATGGCATTGCCCAAAATAAAGACCTTTCTGAAATGAGTTTGGAAGAGCTACAACAGTTTTCCAGTACAATTGAGCAGGATGTATTTGATGTACTCACCCTGGAAGGCTCAGTGAATGCGAGAAACCATATTGGTGGCACAGCGCCTGCTCAAGTTAAAGCAGCGATTGAAAGGGCTAGAGAATTACTAGCGTCAAGATAA